In Uranotaenia lowii strain MFRU-FL chromosome 2, ASM2978415v1, whole genome shotgun sequence, one genomic interval encodes:
- the LOC129749905 gene encoding uncharacterized protein LOC129749905: MTNVTVVFEYEEPEHCRLCLSEGTEDNELCAIREEGRDDEQDLIRVIRELLQIDLDDTDDAIFVCSTCLESLEEFYRYRTVCRQNNVHLKKKAIARKQKQIELAKSAIENTNVLDLVGDGEPIKVIIRMNAEGKTSLRLQVQSKKQPSTEVNATNSSNSDPSTSKARSSPERSKLPTPEPQSTPAINPAALKPSNKLRLSNLISLPKQDFYFFKLPSGKHGLIYGGYRYYGFIPRHNQTFWMCEQRKSQRCDTMLFVDRAYGTFFINRGHCHDPPTLEKHMMVFKSQDVLPDVIRKEKLREQQLALKSKHQITEEIQLPEDELNIKQESDDDDDENTDEDDEEDPNTDDEADAQKLANYQDDSDEKDHVKNVEVKSENPEEHSSHCASSQVQIEAGDNTYIIQELT; this comes from the exons ATGACCAACGTAACGGTGGTGTTTGAGTACGAGGAACCGGAACACTGCCGACTGTGCCTATCGGAGGGCACCGAGGACAACGAATTGTGTGCGATCCGAGAGGAGGGCCGGGACGACGAGCAGGATCTGATACGGGTCATCCGGGAGCTGCTGCAGATCGATCTGGACGACACGGACGATGCGATCTTTGTGTGTTCCACCTGTCTGGAGAGTTTGGAAGAATTCTACCGCTACCGAACGGTTTGCCGTCAGAACAATGTCCACCTGAAGAAGAAGGCCATTGCCCGGAAGCAGAAACAGATCGAGTTGGCCAAAAGTGCCATCGAAAACACCAACGTGCTGGATTTGGTGGGCGATGGTGAACCCATAAAAGTGATAATTCGAATGAATGCCGAAGGCAAGACGTCCTTGAGGCTACAG GTACAATCCAAAAAGCAACCATCTACGGAAGTAAATGCGACAAACTCCAGTAATTCCGATCCGAGCACCAGCAAGGCCAGAAGCTCACCGGAACGTTCAAAACTACCAACACCAGAACCGCAATCGACTCCGGCAATCAATCCCGCTGCCCTGAAACCTTCGAACAAATTACGTCTCTCCAATCTGATCAGTTTGCCCAAGCAGGACTTTTACTTCTTCAAGCTGCCCAGCGGCAAGCACGGGCTGATCTACGGCGGCTACCGATACTATGGCTTCATTCCCCGACACAATCAAACCTTCTGGATGTGTGAACAGCGCAAAAGCCAACGCTGTGACACGATGCTGTTTGTCGATCGAGCCTACGGGACGTTCTTCATCAACCGGGGTCACTGCCACGATCCGCCCACGCTGGAGAAACACATGATGGTGTTCAAATCGCAGGACGTACTGCCGGATGTGATCCGAAAGGAAAAACTGCGGGAACAACAGTTGGCCCTGAAG AGCAAACACCAAATCACGGAAGAAATTCAACTGCCGGAGGATGAGCTGAACATAAAGCAGGAatccgacgacgacgatgacgaaaATACGGATGAGGACGACGAAGAAGATCCGAACACCGACGATGAAGCTGATGCTCAAAAATTGGCAAACTATCAAGACGATAGTGACGAAAAGGATCATGTGAAAAATGTCGAAGTTAAGTCTGAAAACCCGGAAGAGCACTCCTCCCATTGTGCGAGCTCGCAAGTTCAAATCGAAGCCGGGGACAATACGTACATCATTCAAGAGCTCACATAA
- the LOC129749908 gene encoding small integral membrane protein 20: MRLRGSNYYMFIGSIVGIIGITCYPIIVEPMINPEQYRKVQKVNRSSVKQEEIQPGNMRVWSDPFKPREDRPG; this comes from the exons ATGCGTTTGAGGGGGAGTAACTATTACATGTTTATCGGTTCCATTGTGGGCATCATCGGTATCACCTGTTATCCGATCATCGTGGAACCGATGATTAATCCGGAGCAGTACC GAAAAGTACAGAAGGTCAACAGAAGCAGTGTGAAACAGGAAGAAATCCAGCCTGGAA ACATGCGAGTATGGAGCGATCCCTTCAAACCTCGGGAAGATCGCCCTGGATAA